In Apium graveolens cultivar Ventura chromosome 10, ASM990537v1, whole genome shotgun sequence, the following are encoded in one genomic region:
- the LOC141690621 gene encoding uncharacterized protein LOC141690621, whose protein sequence is MDCEKGNYSKKNLITKTWQRCRSIPGSRGKSLATLSSLPDHPLSTKENKPKCKVAPHGCFSVYVGPEKQRFVIKTKYVNHPLFIMLLEDAEKEYGFISDGPILLPCDVNVFYKVLAEMDSNVSASKEYTRSKSCGLAYGSYNPFSPTRRSYRSGEMGKGFGSYGLLTPSRLIRMN, encoded by the coding sequence ATGGATTGCGAAAAAGGGAACTATAGTAAGAAAAATCTGATCACCAAAACATGGCAACGCTGTCGATCCATCCCCGGAAGCCGAGGCAAATCATTAGCAACACTTTCAAGTCTTCCTGATCATCCTCTTTCAACAAAAGAAAACAAACCTAAATGCAAAGTTGCTCCGCATGGTTGTTTCTCGGTGTACGTTGGACCCGAGAAACAAAGATTCGTAATCAAGACCAAGTACGTGAATCATCCGTTGTTTATAATGTTGCTTGAAGATGCCGAGAAGGAATATGGCTTTATTAGCGACGGTCCTATTTTGCTTCCGTGTGATGTCAATGTTTTTTACAAAGTTTTAGCAGAGATGGATAGTAATGTAAGTGCTAGTAAAGAGTACACAAGGTCCAAATCATGTGGACTTGCATACGGGTCATATAATCCGTTTAGTCCGACCCGGCGATCGTATAGAAGTGGCGAAATGGGTAAGGGTTTTGGCTCGTATGGCCTGCTCACTCCATCTCGGCTCATTAGAATGAATTAG
- the LOC141692668 gene encoding (-)-isopiperitenol/(-)-carveol dehydrogenase, mitochondrial-like — MTEKLANSPNHKKLESKVAIITGGASGIGEATARLFAEHGARAIVIADIQDILGQNVAKSIGNGQCTYMHCDVTCEDQVEALVESTVKNFGQLNIMFSNAGIINETFSQTVLDFDLNSSDRIFAINTRGMVACVKHAARAMVGGGVIGGSIICTGSVLASFALPQSIDYVMSKKAVLGLVECASKGLGKYGIRVNCVSPGGVPTPLTCRASKFDSVEEGESFFMEINRLKGCGALRVENIANAVLFFACNDSELVTGQNLVVDAGLDPHGLTKAD; from the coding sequence ATGACAGAAAAATTAGCTAATTCTCCGAATCATAAAAAACTTGAGAGCAAAGTAGCCATAATCACAGGGGGCGCAAGCGGAATCGGAGAAGCCACTGCTCGTCTCTTTGCTGAACATGGTGCACGCGCAATCGTGATAGCCGACATTCAAGATATATTAGGCCAAAACGTTGCGAAATCAATCGGTAACGGACAGTGCACCTACATGCATTGTGATGTAACTTGTGAGGACCAAGTGGAGGCACTGGTAGAGTCTACGGTTAAAAATTTCGGTCAGCTTAATATCATGTTTAGTAACGCAGGCATAATAAACGAAACATTTAGTCAAACCGTTCTTGATTTTGATCTAAATTCCAGCGACCGTATTTTTGCAATTAACACGCGTGGCATGGTAGCGTGCGTTAAGCACGCAGCGCGGGCTATGGTAGGAGGAGGCGTGATAGGAGGGAGCATAATATGCACAGGGAGTGTGCTAGCTTCATTTGCTCTGCCACAGTCTATCGACTATGTGATGTCGAAAAAGGCGGTGTTGGGTTTAGTTGAGTGCGCCAGTAAAGGCCTGGGAAAGTATGGGATACGCGTAAATTGCGTATCCCCAGGGGGTGTGCCAACACCCCTGACGTGCAGAGCGTCGAAATTTGATAGTGTGGAAGAGGGTGAGAGTTTTTTCATGGAGATCAATCGTTTAAAGGGTTGTGGAGCGTTGAGAGTAGAGAACATAGCAAATGCTGTTTTGTTTTTTGCTTGTAACGATTCTGAGCTTGTCACTGGACAAAACTTGGTTGTGGATGCTGGGTTGGATCCCCATGGTTTAACAAAAGCCGATTAG